In Patulibacter sp. SYSU D01012, a single window of DNA contains:
- the trpC gene encoding indole-3-glycerol phosphate synthase TrpC yields the protein MSVLDDIVDRTREEVRRRRKETPEKVLRERLGAREDGRPFAEALASHPGVSVIAEHKRRAPSSPEPIREGSDVAEVVRAYERAGATALSVLTDEPFFGGSLQDLAAARAASSLPIIRKDFVVHPYQVVETAVSGADAMLLIVAALEDNELRRLYRDAHELDLDVLVEVHDGEELERALEVVDADVIGINNRNLRDLSVDLDTTFDLLSAVPAGKIVVSESGIARRDQLEELERVGVDAVLVGTHLMRQHDLEAATRELTGEV from the coding sequence ATGAGCGTCCTCGACGACATCGTCGACCGCACCCGCGAGGAGGTCCGGCGTCGCCGCAAGGAGACGCCGGAGAAGGTCCTGCGCGAGCGCCTCGGCGCCCGCGAGGACGGCCGGCCGTTCGCCGAGGCCCTCGCGTCGCACCCCGGGGTCTCGGTCATCGCCGAGCACAAGCGGCGGGCGCCGAGCTCGCCCGAGCCGATCCGCGAGGGCTCCGACGTCGCCGAGGTCGTGCGCGCCTACGAGCGCGCCGGCGCGACGGCCCTGAGCGTCCTGACGGACGAGCCGTTCTTCGGCGGCAGCCTCCAGGACCTCGCCGCCGCACGGGCCGCCAGCTCGCTGCCGATCATCCGCAAGGACTTCGTCGTCCACCCGTACCAGGTCGTCGAGACCGCGGTCTCGGGTGCCGACGCGATGCTGCTGATCGTCGCGGCGCTCGAGGACAACGAGCTGCGCCGCCTGTACCGCGACGCGCACGAGCTCGACCTGGACGTCCTCGTCGAGGTCCACGACGGCGAGGAGCTCGAGCGCGCGCTCGAGGTCGTCGACGCGGACGTCATCGGCATCAACAACCGCAACCTGCGCGACCTCAGCGTCGACCTCGACACGACGTTCGACCTGCTGAGCGCCGTGCCGGCCGGCAAGATCGTCGTCTCGGAGTCGGGCATCGCCCGCCGCGACCAGCTCGAGGAGCTCGAGCGCGTCGGCGTCGACGCGGTGCTCGTCGGCACCCACCTGATGCGCCAGCACGACCTCGAGGCGGCCACCCGGGAGCTGACGGGCGAGGTCTGA